AAGCCGGCTCACCGGGCAGCCGCCCATCACCGGGGCCCTGAAAATGGCCGGTATCGGGGCCCTGGCGGCCGGCGCTGCCTTCTTCGTAGCCCGGCAGTTTAGCGAGTAAACCGCGGGCTGACCACAAAAAAGCCGAACCCTGAGTAGGGTCCGGCTTTTTTCAAGAGGTGTAATGCGTTACTCGGCGTCGGTGCGAAGCAGGTGGGCTATCTGCCGGCCATCGGCGGTGCGGGCCAAGTATAGGCCAGCCGGAACGTTGGCCGCAGGGCGCCACTGCACCTGCCCGAAGGCAGACTCTGCAGCGTGGCAACCTGACGGCCCAACTGGTCGAATACCAACACTGGCCGTATCCCGGGCTGGGCCAACGTAAAGCTCACCTGGGCTTGAAACGGCGTGGGCACAGCCGCCACGGCGATGGCCGCCTTGGCCGATTGGGTGGCCAGTGCGGGGCTGCTCACGCGGAAGGTCAGGGTCTGAGTTTGTATGCCCTTGATGGGGCAGTTGCTGTCGGAGGTAGTTACGGTGCAGTAGTAGAGGCCGGGGCTCAGGCTCAGCGGCGGAATCCAGTCAATCTGGACTGTGGGGCTCACGCTGGGCGGCGCGGACGTAAACTCGGAGTTGGGCAACACTTGCTCCACGTTGCTGGACATGGTCAGAACCTGGCCCGAATTGACATCCGTACCGCGCAAACGCACGCTCACCAATTGCCCGGCTACCACCGGAATAACATCCGTTACGGGCTGGGTTGCGGGGCTGTTGTTCACCGTAATCGGGGCAATAACCGGGTTCTGGTTGTTGCCGCAGTCAACGACGGTAAACAGCATGTCGCGGCGGATGCTACCCACCAGCGTAACCACTTGCCGGCCCTGACTATTAATGCTGCGGCGGTATTCCGATACTTTCACAGCAACCACGTTCTTGTTATCGGGGCTGTTCACCGCGGAGTTGTACAGCGCTGGACGCATGGTAATAGCCCCGTTGGCGCGGTTAAAATCAAAGTAGGGCTGAATCTGCCGCAGCGGGCAGGCTCCGGTCACGTTGAACGACATCAGCGGAAACGTGGGCGAATACGTGGTGGCCGGGACTGCCGTATAGCACGTCGGGTCCGCGGGGTCCACAAGGGTGGCACTGGCGAACGACTTGTAGGTTATCGGCTCGGAGCAGCCCAGCAGCGGCGCCACCAGCTCGTACGTCAGGGAGTCGCCGTCAGGGTCCGTGGCCTGTTCACTGAAGGTAGTCGGCAGGTTCCAGCCCACGAACGACACAACCTGGGATGTGCTGCTAAACACCGGCGAGGCGTTTACAATACCGTTGCGGTTGTCGAGCGTGGCTTCCGTATATATATCCCCGCTGCCCGCATTCACGTTGCCAAGTGTAGGGCGGGCGTTGAGCGTCACGCTGAGCGTCCACTGCCCGGCTGGCAGCGTAATGGTGGTTTCGAACAGACCGGTTTCATAATTGGTCGGCAATCCTGAGCCGCAGGGAGCGCCAACGGTGCTGCAGTAATCGTTCCCGATGTGATAAGAGCCGCTGACCAGCGTCATAGCCAGATCTGAGCCCGGCGTGGTGCTACAGGCGGTGGTCCGATACACCAGCCGGGGGTTAATGGAATTAAACAAGGCCCCACCACAGTCGCGGTACACCCGAAAGTAGACTTTGTACTGGCTACCACCCAGGGGCAGGTAGGAAATTTCGGCGGCCTGAATGTGAGATGCCTGCGCGCTGGATGTGGCCAACAGCCCCAGTAGCAGCAGCAAGGCGGAGATAAAGAGTAGAGGTTGCTTCATAAGTAACTTGCAGAAAGTGAAGGGCTAAAACAAAGGCCACATAGTTAAGCAAAAGCTCATTGATTTTAGGACAATAGCTATATTTTGTTCTTCTATTGTTCAGAATCCCTGCTCTGGTCCAGCACTGGACTGCGGCCAGACGTACTGGTTTGTTTCTACCTTCGTAGCCCCAGGTGTTTTCCCCAATCCTTCCCTCCCATGGCCTTCCCCTTCTTCGGCGACGACAAATCGAAAATTGCGCAAATGCTGGCCACCCTGCCCCAGCAGGGCCGCGTCGAGTGGATTGGCATCCGGCCAGTACGGCGCGAGCCGCTGCTGAGCTTGTCTGAGGTGGAGGTGCTGACCGATGCCCGCCTGCAGGGCGACCATGCCCGGGTGAAAACCGGGGGTAAGCGGCAGGTAACCTTGATTCAGCATGAGCACCTGCACGCCGTGGCGGGCTTTCTGGGTCGGGAGCAGCCCGTGGACCCCGGCCGACTGCGGCGCAATCTGGTGGTCAGCGGCCTGAACCTGCTGGCGCTGAAAAACCGCCGCGTGCAGCTGGGCGAGGAAGTTATTCTGGAAATTACCGGGGAGTGCCACCCCTGCTCCCGCATGGAGGAAGAGCTGGGGCCCGGTGGCTACAACGCCATGCGGGGCCACGGCGGCCTCACGGCCCGCATCATTCAGGGTGGAATCCTGCGCGTGGGCGACACGGTTCGGGTACTGCCCGCTGAAACACCGGTTGCCAGCTAACACGCCAACTTATTGCACTACAGTGCATTATCATTTTCTTGCAGAAAGCACGCACTCTACCTTTCAAATTTTCAAACAATCTTACCTATTGTTTGAATGTATGAATACCTATGCTACATTTGTCATATCATGACAGGCAAACGGGACGACAAGCGTAATCAGATTCTGCAGGCAGCAACGCAGTGCTTCAGCCGCTTCGGCTACGACAAGACTACTCTGCAGGACATCGGCGATGCGGCTCGACTCAACAAAGCGTCGCTGTACTATTACTATAAAAACAAGGAAGACCTCTTCATCCAGGTGGTGCTGCGCGAGGCCGAGCGCTACCTCAGTGACCTGCAGGATCAAGTGCAGCCCCTGACCCGGGCCGCCGATAAAATCCTGGCCTACCTCACCGGTCGCCTCGATTACTACCGCCAGGTGCTGAATCTGCACCAGCTCAGCATCGAGAGTTTGCAGCGCCTGGAGCCCATGTTCGACGACGTGTACCAGGCTGTGCGCGAGCAGGAGCTAGCCTTTCTCAGCCAGCTCCTGCAGGAGGGTGTCACAGACCGGGAGTTTTTGAAGCTGCAGCCCGAGCGGGCCGCCGATGCCCTGCTGGCCGTAGCCGACGGCATCAAGCACGAGGCTGTGCAACGCTCCCGCACCCGCTTTGCCCAGGAAGTGGACTATGCCCCAATACAGGAAAAAATGACGTATACCCTAACGCTGCTGCTCAACGGCTTACGGAAGTAGTTGTCAGTTGTAAGTTGTTAGGAGCAGGCGTCAGCCCGAACGAACAACTGACAACGAACAACCAGCAACTACTAGCTTATTCCTCCCCGGTGGCCTGGGGGAAATCGTTGCGGGACCATTCGCTCCAGGAGCCCACGTAGAGGCGGGGAATAGGTAGGCCGGCCTGGTCGAAGGCCAGCAGGGTGTGGCAGGCCGTGACGCCTGAGCCGCAGTGCACGATAACCTGCTCGGCGGGGCGTCCGTCCAGCACAGCTTCGTATTTCTGGCGCAGCTCAGCGGCGGGCAAATACTGCCCCGCAGCATCAAGGTTACCGGCGAAGGGCACATTGCGGGCCCCGGGAATATGACCGGCCACCAAGTCGATGGGCTCGGTTTCGCCGCGGTAGCGCGGGGCTTCACGCACGTCGATAATCAGGGCCGAGCCGGTTTCGGACGCTTCCTGCACCTTGGCCGTGGGTGCCAGGGGCAGCTGCCAGCCAGTCAGCGGGTAAGGTGATACGGGACTCGACTGCTCCACAGCATCGGTCAGAGCCAGGCCGGCGGCCTGGGCCGCCGAAAGGCCGCCGTCGAGGACCTGCACGGCCGCGTGGCCAGCGCTCCGCAGCATCCACCAGGTGCGGGCCGCGGCGTTGGCCCCGCTTTTATCATCGTACACCACCACGGGCGTTTCGGGGCTTATGCCCAGACAGCCCAGCAGGTGGGAAAAATCCCGGACTGGAGGCAGCGGATGGCGCCCGCCCTGGGCAGCATTGTCGGTGGGGTGGGCCAGATCCCGCTCCAGATCCACGAACAAGGCCCCAGGCAAGTGGGCCGCCTGGTACCGGGCCCGGGCGTCGGGGCCCGAGCGGGCATCGAGCAGCACGAGTGGCTCGGTGGCAAGACGGTGCGAGAGTTCTGAGGCGGAAATCAGGGGCTGCATGGCTGGTAGCGCGGAGGTGGGAGAAGAAAAGCAAAGGCTGGAGCGCAAGATAAGCCCCGGGCACAATTTTCCACTGTTCTGCTTTGCCATTCAGCAGGCCCGAGTATCTACCGGCGCAAAGCTTCTACTACTGCACAAACCAACTGCTTCACGCCCAACAACCTCAGCACTTAGTTCGGCCTAATCTTGCTGGGAAGGCACCGACTCAGGCAAGGGCGTCGAGTCGCGGTGGGCCAGCCGGAAAATCACCGTCAGGATCAGGTTGTTTTTCGGCGACACGCTCAAGGGCCGCAGCTGGCCCTGCTTTACGCTGGGCTGGCTGTAGTTGGCCTGCCGCAGCCAGCCCACCTGCACGTTGAGCTGCTTGGTAAACTGGTAGCCCAGGCCGGCGTAGGCGCGGTTACGCTCAAATACCGGCCCCTTCGGATTCAGAAATATCTCGTCGTAGACCGACAAGAACAGGGTCTTGTTGGTGATGGTGTGGTGAAACAGGGGCAGAAAGGCGTTGAGGCGGTAGCGCAGGCGCTGCCGAAACGCAGTACTGTCTTCGGCGCGGTACGTCAGCCAGCGCTGCTCCACCCTATAGCGGTGCTCGAGCTTGATGCGGTCCAAAAACTGGTTGATAACCAGCTGCTGCCACAGGCGCTTTTCCAGGTTAATGGGCCCGGGCTCATCGAAGGTGCTGTAGCGGCCCCCACCCAGCAGCACGGTGAAATTCTTGTCCAGGTCGTAGCTCAGCCCGCCCTTGAGCTCGTTGTAGAAATATTGCCGAAACAGGCCATTGGTGCGGGCCTGCGCTTCCACGTAGCCGCCCCATTTCTTCTCCACGCTGCCCGGCAGCACGACGGTGCCAATAAACCAGTTGCCCCAGGTGCCGGGGGTTTGGGCGGAAGCCGCGTGGTGGCTGAGCAGGCCCGCCAGGACTGCTGCTAGGCCAAAAGCTTTGTTCATCGGGCAAAAACTAAATGGGCGACGAAGGTAAGACCGGAACACGGAAACCCGCGCAGCCCAGCTTCACCCAATTACGTCGCCGGGTGAGCGGCATTCTTTGGATTGTATAGCAACTCGTTTGAATCGTTTTTTTATTCCGCGCCGGCCGCCAGGACCTTTGCCTGAGTAATCCAGTGCCACGTAAGTGCTTGTATCATCGAGTCATAAAGCAACGCTATGAGCCACCAAGAACAACTGCCGTCGGCACCACAGGGCGCTACGCAAGCCCCAGCCGACAATTTCACCGGCGTAGCCTGGGTTAAGATGCTGGTTTCGGCCGGCAACCCGACAGACTGCACCGTGGGCGACGTAACCTTCGAGGCCGGGGCCCGCAACAACTGGCACTCCCACCCCAGCGGCCAGATTCTGGTCGTGACGGCCGGCTCGGGCTACTACCAGGAGCAAGGCCAGCCGGCCCGGCTGCTGCACCCCGGCGAGGCGGTCAGCATTGCGCCCGGCGTGGTACACTGGCACGGGGCTACGGCCAACGGCCGCTTCACCCACCTGGCCATTAACCCCGGCGCCAGCAACGGCGTGGCCGACTGGGGCGCCCCGGTTACCGACGAAGAATACCAGGCAGCTCACTCCTGACCTATGCCAACCGTGCTCGACCTGCCGGGTCAAGGGCCAGCTACGCCTGAGCGGCTAATGCCTGAGCAATTCGACATACTTACCTGAAACACAACCGCAGTAACCTTACTTGTCATGCCTAAGCACGTGTTTTCCCGCCGCCTGGCTTTCCTGCTTACCGCCGGGCTGCTGACCTTGCTGAGTGGCCGCCGCGCCGCTGCTCAGGCCCCGCCGAGCGGGCAGCTCGTGCGGCTGGCGAAGCTCGAAATCCATCCGGCGCAGCTGGAGCGGTATAAAGCCGCTCTGAAAGAGGAAATCGAGAATTTCCTGCGCCTTGAGCCCGGCGTGCTGACTCTTTACGCCGTGTCGGAAAAAGCCAACCCGACCCGCATTACGATTCTGGAAATCTACGCCAGCAACGAGGCCTACCGGGCCCACCTGTTGACGCCGCACTTTCTCAAGTACAAGAACGGCACCAAGGAAATGGTCAAGTCGCTCGAACTTGTGGAGACCGTGCCGCTGGTGCCGGCCGTGCAAGTAAAGCAGTAGCTGTTCTATACCCAGCCACCCGCGCTTACGAGTGTTCTAAACCGCTTTTGCCAAGCGCTACATGTTACTACTAGTATATGGAAACCCAACCCCGAAGCATCTTTGAGCGGGAGCTGGCCGGCGAAGTCATTTCCCTCGACGACCCGGACTACCCGCAGATTTACGCCATCATCCGCAAGGCCATCCGGCTGACCTCGGAGCTGAACGCCCTGACGGTGGAAAGCAACGAGCAGGTCAACCGCGTGTTTAGTGAGCTGATCAACAAGCCGGTGGATGCCTCGTTTTTCTTTATTCCGCCCTTCTACACCGACTTCGGCCACAACATCCGCATTGGCAAGAACGTCTTCGTCAACCACGCCTGCACCTTCATGGACCGGGGCGGCATCACGCTGGAAGACAACGTGCTGGTGGGCCCCAAGGTGAACCTGATTACCACCAACCACCCCACCGAGCCCGGGCAGCGGCGCAGCACCATTTCCTTGCCCATCGTGCTCAGGCACGGCGCCTGGATTGGGGCCAACGTGACGGTGATGCCCGGCGTCACCATCGGCGAAAACGCCATTGTGGGCGCCGGCGCCGTTGTTACCAAAGACGTGGCGCCTAACACTATCGTGGCCGGCGTGCCGGCGCGGGTCGTCAAGCACCTGTAAGGCCGGACCGCGGCCGGTGCAGCCGAGTGTCTTTAACTCACCTTTCGATTTTTGCCATGAAACGTCTTGCTTTGGTCACGGCCACCCTAGTCGTTGGAATTATCCTCCCCAACTACGCCCAGACCTCTCCGCAACCGGCGGCCCAAACGGGTGCGGTGCCAACCCCGGTTTTCCCGAAGGGTGAGCGGGCTCCGGCCCAGAATTTTACCGGCGAGGTGTACGTCTACCCCTTGGTCAAAGACGAGCCCACCTTTAATTGCGTGAGCAGCAGCGTCACGTTTACACCGGGGGCCCGCTCCAACTGGCACACCCACCCGGCCGGCCAGATTCTGATGGTTACCGACGGGGTGGGCTACTACCAGGAAAAGGGCCAGCCCATTCGGCTGCTGCGCCGGGGCGACGTAGTGAAGGCCCAGCCGGGTGTGGAGCACTGGCACGGCGCCTCGCCCCAGCAGGCGCTGAGCCACATTGCCCTCAATGTCAACACCGAGAAGGGTGTCGTCAGCTGGGGCCGGGCCGTGACTGACCAGGAGTATAACAGCTACAAGTAGCGCAGCAGCCGGGAGCACTAGACACGGCGACGACAACTCGTAGCGGGCCGGGCGCAATTTTCTTCTTGACGGAAATGAAACCCCAACTCCGCGGCGCTGTTATAGGCTCTCACCAACGGCGTCGGCTCACCAAGGCGCTCTGCTACCTGATGCCCGACGCCCGACTTGCCCCTTCCACCGCCACGTATCCGGCCGTCCACGACGTGGACCTGGTAACTATGCAGGAAGCCCGCTGCGGCATGGGCAACTTCAACCGCCACGACCTGTTCAAGGTGGTGCTGGTGCAGGAAGGCAGCAACGAGTTGCACTACGCCACCCGCAGCTTCGTCATCGACCGACCCGCGCTGGTGTTTACTAACCGCCTGATTCCCTACGCCTGGGATATCATTGGGCAAGCCGAGCAGCAGGGCCACATCTGCTGCTTTTCCGAGGCCTTTCTGCACTCGGCCATGCGGGGCGTGAGTCTCAAAGACACGGTGCTCTACAAAGTGGACGGCAACCCAGTGTACTTCCTCGATGCCGAGCAGCTGCGCTACTTCACCGACGCCTTTACCCGCATGCGGCGCGACCTGGCCTCGGACTACGCCCACCGCGACGATTTGCTGCGCAACCAGCTCTCCATCATCATCCACGAGGCGGCCCGCCTGCAGCCGGCCTCGGCCCAGCACGCGCCGGCCAATGCCGCCGAGCGGATTACCTCGCTGTTTATGAATCTGCTGGAGGTGCAATTTCCCGTGACGGCTCAGGGGCGGGAGCCGGTGCTGAAAAGCCCCGGCGACTACGCCGACCGCCTGGCCGTGCACGTCAACCACCTCAACGCCATGGTGCGGGAAGTGACTGGCAAACCGACCTCGGCCCACATCAACGAGCGGCTCGTAACCGAAGCCAAGCTGCTGCTGGCCCACACCGACTGGAGCGTGGCCGACATTGCCTATAGCCTGGGCTTCGAGTACCCGACGTACTTCAACAGCTTTTTCAAAAAGCATACCGCCACCACCCCGCTTACCTTCCGCCGCACGGCCGCCGTGGCCGTATAAGCCCGCTATGAAAAGACCCCACGTAATTTGCCACATGATGTCGTCGGTGGACGGCAAAATCCTGTCGAGCAACTGGCAGGACCAGGAAATCTACGACACCTTTGCCGGCTACTTCGAGAAGTACCACGTCACGTTTACCAGCCAGGCTTGGATGTGCGGGCGCATCACTATGGAGCGCGACTTTTCGGGCGGCGTGCAGCCCGCGCCCCAGGCCCCGCCCCAGCCTATTGCCCGGGAGCCGTTTATCGGCAATAAAGCCGCTACTTCCTTCGCCATTGCCGTCGATGCCCACGGCAAGCTGGGCTGGGACACGAACGAAACCGGCGGCGACCATATCATCGAGGTGCTGACCGAGCAGGTGAGCGACGATTACCTGTACTACTTGCAGCAAAAGCAGATTTCCTACTTGTTTGCCGGGAAAACGGAAGTCGATTTTGCCTCCGTTCTGGAGCAGCTGGCCGCCCTGTTTCCCATCGAAACGCTGATGCTCGAAGGCGGCGGCCACCTGAACGGGTCCTTGCTCAACGCCGGCCTCATCGACGAGCTCAGCCTGCTGGTGCTGCCCCTGGCCGATGGCACACCCAAGTCGCCGACGACCTTTGAAGTCAGTGAGTACCTGACCAAAGGCCCCGCCACCCGCCTGCACCTCACCCAGGTAGAGCAGCTCGATAATGACGTGGTCTGGCTCAAGTACCGCTTCGACCACTAAGTAAATTTCCCTCTAAAGGATTAGGACCCTGAGCACTTTTCCCAGGCTCCTAGTTTTGTCGCTACTCATTTCCCTACTACCAAACCAAACCTCCTTCTCATGATTGAAACGAAAGCCTACGCGGCCCAAAGCCCCGAAACTGACCTCGCGCCCTGGACCTTCGAGCGCCGCGACGTCGGCCCGCACGACGTGCAGATTGAAATCCACTTCTGCGGCGTGTGCCACTCCGATTTGCACCAGATCCGCAACGAATGGTTT
Above is a genomic segment from Hymenobacter cellulosivorans containing:
- a CDS encoding cupin domain-containing protein; its protein translation is MSHQEQLPSAPQGATQAPADNFTGVAWVKMLVSAGNPTDCTVGDVTFEAGARNNWHSHPSGQILVVTAGSGYYQEQGQPARLLHPGEAVSIAPGVVHWHGATANGRFTHLAINPGASNGVADWGAPVTDEEYQAAHS
- a CDS encoding MOSC domain-containing protein: MAFPFFGDDKSKIAQMLATLPQQGRVEWIGIRPVRREPLLSLSEVEVLTDARLQGDHARVKTGGKRQVTLIQHEHLHAVAGFLGREQPVDPGRLRRNLVVSGLNLLALKNRRVQLGEEVILEITGECHPCSRMEEELGPGGYNAMRGHGGLTARIIQGGILRVGDTVRVLPAETPVAS
- a CDS encoding TetR/AcrR family transcriptional regulator, which encodes MTGKRDDKRNQILQAATQCFSRFGYDKTTLQDIGDAARLNKASLYYYYKNKEDLFIQVVLREAERYLSDLQDQVQPLTRAADKILAYLTGRLDYYRQVLNLHQLSIESLQRLEPMFDDVYQAVREQELAFLSQLLQEGVTDREFLKLQPERAADALLAVADGIKHEAVQRSRTRFAQEVDYAPIQEKMTYTLTLLLNGLRK
- a CDS encoding sulfurtransferase encodes the protein MQPLISASELSHRLATEPLVLLDARSGPDARARYQAAHLPGALFVDLERDLAHPTDNAAQGGRHPLPPVRDFSHLLGCLGISPETPVVVYDDKSGANAAARTWWMLRSAGHAAVQVLDGGLSAAQAAGLALTDAVEQSSPVSPYPLTGWQLPLAPTAKVQEASETGSALIIDVREAPRYRGETEPIDLVAGHIPGARNVPFAGNLDAAGQYLPAAELRQKYEAVLDGRPAEQVIVHCGSGVTACHTLLAFDQAGLPIPRLYVGSWSEWSRNDFPQATGEE
- a CDS encoding sugar O-acetyltransferase — encoded protein: METQPRSIFERELAGEVISLDDPDYPQIYAIIRKAIRLTSELNALTVESNEQVNRVFSELINKPVDASFFFIPPFYTDFGHNIRIGKNVFVNHACTFMDRGGITLEDNVLVGPKVNLITTNHPTEPGQRRSTISLPIVLRHGAWIGANVTVMPGVTIGENAIVGAGAVVTKDVAPNTIVAGVPARVVKHL
- a CDS encoding helix-turn-helix domain-containing protein — its product is MKPQLRGAVIGSHQRRRLTKALCYLMPDARLAPSTATYPAVHDVDLVTMQEARCGMGNFNRHDLFKVVLVQEGSNELHYATRSFVIDRPALVFTNRLIPYAWDIIGQAEQQGHICCFSEAFLHSAMRGVSLKDTVLYKVDGNPVYFLDAEQLRYFTDAFTRMRRDLASDYAHRDDLLRNQLSIIIHEAARLQPASAQHAPANAAERITSLFMNLLEVQFPVTAQGREPVLKSPGDYADRLAVHVNHLNAMVREVTGKPTSAHINERLVTEAKLLLAHTDWSVADIAYSLGFEYPTYFNSFFKKHTATTPLTFRRTAAVAV
- a CDS encoding (R)-mandelonitrile lyase, which translates into the protein MKRLALVTATLVVGIILPNYAQTSPQPAAQTGAVPTPVFPKGERAPAQNFTGEVYVYPLVKDEPTFNCVSSSVTFTPGARSNWHTHPAGQILMVTDGVGYYQEKGQPIRLLRRGDVVKAQPGVEHWHGASPQQALSHIALNVNTEKGVVSWGRAVTDQEYNSYK
- a CDS encoding dihydrofolate reductase family protein, which produces MKRPHVICHMMSSVDGKILSSNWQDQEIYDTFAGYFEKYHVTFTSQAWMCGRITMERDFSGGVQPAPQAPPQPIAREPFIGNKAATSFAIAVDAHGKLGWDTNETGGDHIIEVLTEQVSDDYLYYLQQKQISYLFAGKTEVDFASVLEQLAALFPIETLMLEGGGHLNGSLLNAGLIDELSLLVLPLADGTPKSPTTFEVSEYLTKGPATRLHLTQVEQLDNDVVWLKYRFDH
- a CDS encoding DUF2490 domain-containing protein codes for the protein MNKAFGLAAVLAGLLSHHAASAQTPGTWGNWFIGTVVLPGSVEKKWGGYVEAQARTNGLFRQYFYNELKGGLSYDLDKNFTVLLGGGRYSTFDEPGPINLEKRLWQQLVINQFLDRIKLEHRYRVEQRWLTYRAEDSTAFRQRLRYRLNAFLPLFHHTITNKTLFLSVYDEIFLNPKGPVFERNRAYAGLGYQFTKQLNVQVGWLRQANYSQPSVKQGQLRPLSVSPKNNLILTVIFRLAHRDSTPLPESVPSQQD
- a CDS encoding putative quinol monooxygenase, which codes for MPKHVFSRRLAFLLTAGLLTLLSGRRAAAQAPPSGQLVRLAKLEIHPAQLERYKAALKEEIENFLRLEPGVLTLYAVSEKANPTRITILEIYASNEAYRAHLLTPHFLKYKNGTKEMVKSLELVETVPLVPAVQVKQ